A stretch of the Heterodontus francisci isolate sHetFra1 chromosome 10, sHetFra1.hap1, whole genome shotgun sequence genome encodes the following:
- the shroom2a gene encoding protein Shroom2 isoform X2: MAGEGVRTKGAAAEEQAMGEQLPAKERRAAEGSRCVEVTLSGGAPWGFTLRGGREHREPLLITKIEEGSKAAAMGKLQVGDEMVIINDVILTGFRQEAICLVKGSHRTLKIVVRRHNEPGNRPHSWHSTKFSDSQPEPSIMQLSSSGVCSSWHSRYHTTSSSNDLSDTWDQTNLHRISDQFSSLGSMDSLDQPPPIYQHGRLSPTKSSNSMDHIAHHNKRDSAYSSFSTSSSTPDYTLSSSKSDKSSSTENMLNRMTHWEAGRPGNGRHGQSATDQGALEEKQGHLANDDGASLRPDEQPGSRHYSSGRASFGPVWHVPEKRISTDSRISRKASPPPAPPVRSDSFAATKVHEKAHASGLNDGSGPSRHPASSRPQLRGDWVSEATEHEQRPEGENRRMNQPNPAYANDVPPPALLDDSKQPNANKLQYSLSSTDIRFAPPSFSSCHQRQYSDESTFYHGDRDFKAPSSAFYHGPQELSVENSQRYDQTQARLTKSALAAPPRQATSPSPDTASQNRYFCVTSRQPIQVATRPSWAKVESWDGHKGAGYPSGLAPSSNVAARSPSPRYQPSPPDNNGLCRVEGGRVRSCVPGNGAQKLNEEESGGRRASGGPVFGPDHSAYPSNQQPGYTEGGCYQAPESCWLDTEGSVICPDRTPMLHSLAQESRNLQAKRADGSGQPPPDLNLLVKQQRRSDRFATALRNEIQTKRAQLQKSKSAAALTGSLEVEVAAGSCQDKSPANPTYSSDGSFSTSYKDDLKEAQARVLRATSFKRRDLGPLVAPRQPMPSERRAPAYPAPALPLASKEGSPLSLPGNPRAPTQAAGHHLARVGGRKRLTAEQKLRSYSEPDKMNEVGVPDDTQAPQPGGAPPSSFADRRQFFEVGSKAGHSTPAYSRPPPKQEPRPTCGEAQWRQHGMSSCTEAKDCLSEAAGRARATSLGFEDMGVAGSCGAADPSGSWPPRNVVSHLSGLPKRLIPAGYPGNQGPSGNEAEPQRLGTFAEYQATWRDQRKLSEARSSGRYHSADNILDQSFQEPVKPQYVHERSRSSPSTDFYVQDVPIEVRRHPEGFQKEVQLSAPEAGGGRASPPTRHLDSGSVENTSEEQNLPLEQNSEHNWSERNAQMSEHPPEDWHDRSVTMPIGHRYRGTDAEELERKPELEHGQAGPEGQALNKYWVTGEDLAWAEEKLAAANRRKGAVPAKPDKYRRQELPHSGAAHVLEPTQVSPDQTSSVGTTEAPTSSFDRPPSSVASAGNSSLEPQLSEYSRDVHFGKAQLKEDCNQSSAFHFLPKLTMDVSRSPSPQFAPQRLTDKPPLTVEDDNLARIEKVTENNTMVKKVPIKIVRSESQTEKESRHNLLNNMDLISFANKEQPKTIGTCEHPYSLFAAYSRQEQEQVRETSLSIAQSDVAASDSRENEDLSPVPSYVKTRGKSVEEIKSEELAREIVDKDRSLADILYPNSKMKTTMDLMEGIFPKDDTFLEEAQQRRKLLPSRPYSPKTTEEREEEILPIGGSLTTSSTYYSTSAPKAELLNKMKDMQQQMEEEEGSEDELNHDLTEKKQELIDSISKKLQVLREARESLQDDIQANNLLGDEVEAIVKEVCKPNEFDKFRMFIGDLDKVVNLLLSLSGRLARVENALNTLEESASPDERRTLTQKQKLLTRQHEDAKELKENLDRRERVVFDILSSYLTDELLQDYEHFVKMKSALIIEQRELEDKIKLGEEQLKCLLESLPLDGKPK, encoded by the exons GCATAATGAGCCAGGGAATAGGCCCCACTCTTGGCATTCAACAAAGTTCTCAGACAGCCAGCCGGAACCTTCCATAATGCAGCTATCGTCCAGCGGTGTGTGTTCATCGTGGCACTCGAGGTATCACACCAC TTCCTCGTCAAATGACCTCTCAGACACATGGGACCAGACCAACCTGCATCGTATTTCCGACCAGTTCAGCTCTCTGGGAAGCATGGACAGTCTTGACCAACCCCCGCCCATATACCAGCATGGCAGGCTGTCCCCCACCAAGTCCAGCAACAGCATGGACCACATTGCCCACCACAACAAGCGAGATTCGGCCTACAGCTCATTCTCCACCAGTTCCAGCACACCGGACTATACCCTGTCATCGTCCAAGAGCGACAAGTCATCCTCCACTGAGAACATGTTGAACAGGATGACCCACTGGGAGGCCGGAAGGCCGGGCAACGGGCGGCATGGTCAGAGTGCGACCGACCAGGGTGCCCTAGAGGAGAAGCAGGGACACTTGGCGAACGACGATGGAGCCAGCTTACGGCCAGATGAGCAGCCTGGCTCCAGGCACTACAGCTCCGGCAGAGCAAGCTTTGGGCCTGTGTGGCATGTTCCAGAGAAGAGGATTTCCACCGATAGCCGGATTTCCAGGAAggcctcccctcccccagcccctcctgtCCGCAGCGACAGCTTTGCCGCTACCAAAGTCCACGAGAAGGCACATGCCAGCGGCCTGAATGATGGGAGCGGGCCCTCTCGCCACCCAGCTTCGAGTAGGCCTCAACTCCGAGGAGATTGGGTCTCAGAGGCAACTGAGCATGAGCAAAGGCCGGAGGGTGAAAATAGGAGGATGAACCAGCCCAACCCTGCGTACGCGAACGATGTTCCTCCCCCGGCCTTGTTGGATGATAGCAAGCAGCCTAATGCGAACAAGCTTCAGTACTCCCTGTCCAGCACGGATATCCGCTTTGCGCCGCCCTCCTTCTCTTCCTGTCACCAGCGCCAGTACAGTGACGAAAGCACCTTCTATCACGGTGATAGGGACTTCAAAGCACCAAGCTCGGCCTTTTATCATGGCCCACAAGAGCTGTCAGTTGAGAACTCTCAGCGTTACGATCAGACACAAGCCAGGCTGACAAAATCAGCCCTCGCGGCTCCTCCGAGGCAGGCGACCTCCCCAAGCCCAGACACCGCCAGCCAGAACAGATACTTCTGTGTCACTTCCAGGCAGCCCATCCAAGTGGCCACGCGACCATCGTGGGCCAAGGTAGAATCCTGGGACGGCCATAAAGGGGCGGGTTACCCATCTGGCCTAGCTCCCAGCAGTAATGTCGCAGCCCGCAGCCCATCCCCCAGGTACCAACCCTCGCCCCCTGACAACAACGGGCTCTGCCGAGTCGAAGGGGGCAGAGTGAGGAGCTGCGTCCCAGGAAACGGGGCTCAGAAGCTCAACGAGGAAGAAAGCGGGGGTCGCAGGGCAAGTGGGGGCCCGGTTTTCGGGCCAGATCACAGCGCCTACCCGTCCAACCAGCAGCCCGGTTACACCGAGGGAGGTTGCTACCAGGCCCCGGAGTCCTGCTGGCTGGATACGGAGGGCAGTGTGATCTGCCCTGACAGGACACCAATGCTTCATTCCCTGGCGCAGGAAAGCAGGAATCTGCAGGCTAAGCGGGCTGATGGTTCTGGCCAGCCACCGCCCGACCTCAATCTGCTGGTCAAGCAGCAGCGGCGGAGTGACCGTTTTGCCACGGCCCTGCGCAACGAGATTCAAACGAAGCGAGCCCAGCTGCAGAAGAGCAAAAGTGCCGCTGCCTTGACAGGCAGCTTGGAGGTGGAAGTGGCTGCCGGCAGTTGCCAGGATAAATCACCAGCCAATCCCACCTATTCTTCTGATGGTTCCTTTTCCACTTCCTATAAGGACGACTTGAAGGAGGCTCAGGCCCGGGTCCTGAGGGCTACCTCATTCAAGAGGAGAGACCTGGGGCCTTTGGTCGCCCCACGCCAACCCATGCCGTCAGAACGCCGAGCGCCAGCTTACCCCGCGCCAGCCCTACCCCTTGCTTCCAAGGAGGGGTCTCCCTTGTCATTGCCCGGCAACCCCAGGGCACCAACTCAAGCCGCAGGTCACCACTTGGCCCGTGTgggtggcaggaagaggctgaCAGCGGAGCAGAAGCTGCGATCCTACTCCGAGCCTGACAAGATGAATGAGGTGGGTGTGCCCGATGACACTCAGGCCCCTCAGCCAGGTGGGGCGCCCCCAAGCTCCTTTGCCGACAGGCGGCAGTTCTTTGAGGTTGGCAGTAAGGCGGGCCACTCCACCCCGGCCTATAGCAGACCACCGCCCAAACAGGAGCCCCGGCCCACCTGCGGGGAGGCCCAGTGGAGGCAGCATGGGATGTCCAGTTGCACCGAAGCAAAGGACTGCCTTTCTGAGGCCGCAGGCCGAGCCCGGGCCACCTCGCTGGGCTTTGAGGACATGGGGGTGGCGGGTTCCTGTGGGGCAGCCGATCCAAGTGGAAGTTGGCCGCCAAGAAATGTCGTGTCCCACCTGAGTGGCCTCCCCAAGCGACTGATCCCTGCCGGGTACCCTGGCAACCAAGGCCCCAGCGGTAACGAGGCAGAACCACAACGGCTGGGCACTTTCGCAGAATACCAGGCGACATGGAGAGACCAGAGGAAGCTCTCGGAGGCCAGGAGTTCCGGAAGGTACCATTCTGCAGACAATATCCTGGACCAGAGTTTCCAGGAGCCTGTAAAACCACAGTATGTGCATGAGAGATCCAGATCCTCCCCTTCCACTGACTTCTATGTCCAG GATGTTCCCATTGAAGTGAGAAGACATCCAGAAGGCTTCCAGAAGGAAGTGCAGCTTTCAGCTCCTGAAGCTGGAGGAGGGAGGGCAAGTCCGCCCACAAG ACACCTAGACTCGGGGAGTGTAGAGAATACCTCAGAGGAACAGAACCTTCCATTGGAGCAAAATTCTGAGCACAACTGGTCTGAGAGAAATGCACAAATGAGTGAGCATCCACCTGAGGATTGGCATGACCGTTCAGTCACCATGCCGATTGGGCACCGGTACCGGGGAACGGATGCGGAGGAATTAGAAAGAAAACCTGAACTGGAACATGGGCAGGCCGGTCCTGAGGGCCAGGCGCTGAACAAATACTGGGTCACGGGCGAGGATCTTGCCTGGGCTGAGGAGAAACTGGCAGCTGCCAACAGGAGGAAAGGGGCTGTGCCAGCAAAACCAGATAAGTACCGGCGACAGGAGCTCCCGCATTCAGGGGCAGCCCATGTGCTGGAGCCCACGCAAGTCTCACCTGATCAGACATCAAGTGTGGGCACAACTGAAGCACCAACCAGCAGCTTTGATCGACCACCAAGCTCTGTTGCCAGTGCTGGCAACAGCTCGCTGGAGCCTCAGCTCAGCGAATACTCCAGGGATGTCCACTTTGGGAAAGCTCAGCTGAAAGAGGACTGCAATCAAAGCTCGGCATTCCATTTCCTCCCAAAGCTAACAATGGATGTTTCTCGGTCTCCTTCTCCGCAGTTTGCACCGCAGAGACTCACCGATAAACCGCCACTAACTGTGGAAGATGACAACCTGGCCAG GATCGAGAAAGTGACGGAGAACAACACAATGGTCAAGAAGGTGCCGATTAAAATTGTTCGGTCGGAAAGCCAGACGGAGAAGGAAAGCAGGCACAACCTCCTGAACAACATGGACCTCATCAGCTTTGCCAACAAAGAGCAGCCCAAAACCATCGGGACCTGCGAGCATCCTTATTCACTCTTTGCTGCatattccaggcaggagcaggagcaggtcaggGAGACCAGTCTGAGCATTGCCCAGTCTGATGTGGCAGCAAGTGACTCGAGGGAAAACGAGGACCTCTCGCCTGTGCCCAGCTATGTGAAGACAAGAGGGAAGAGCGTTGAAGAAATCAAGTCCGAAGAATTGGCAAGGGAGATCGTTGACAAAGATCGATCCCTGGCTGATATTTTGTATCCTAATTCTAAAATGAAGACCACCATGGATCTCATGGAAGGGATATTCCCCAAAGATGACACTTTCTTGGAGGAAGCACAGCAACGCAGGAAGTTGCTTCCCAGTAGACCTTACTCGCCCAAGACTACAGAAGAAAG GGAAGAGGAGATTTTGCCCATTGGGGGGTCTCTAACCACGAGCTCAACGTACTACAGCACATCTGCACCAAAGGCCGAGCTGCTGAATAAGATGAAGGATATGCAGCAGCAGATGGAGGAAGAGGAGGGCTCTGAAGATGAACTGAATCATGACCTTACAGAAAAGAAG CAAGAACTGATCGACAGTATAAGCAAGAAGCTGCAGGTACTGCGTGAGGCCCGAGAAAGCCTACAAGATGACATCCAGGCCAACAATCTCCTGGGTGACGAGGTGGAGGCCATTGTGAAAGAGGTCTGCAAGCCCAACGAGTTCGACAAGTTCCGAATGTTCATTGGAGACCTGGACAAAGTGGTCAACCTGCTGCTGTCCCTTTCCGGTCGGCTGGCCAGAGTAGAGAATGCCCTCAACACCTTGGAGGAGAGTGCCTCTCCGGATGAGCGG AGGACCCTCACTCAAAAACAAAAGCTCCTCACAAGGCAGCACGAAGATGCAAAGGAGCTAAAGGAGAACCTGGACAGAAGGGAACGGGTAGTGTTTGACATTCTCTCCAGCTACCTGACGGACGAGCTCCTCCAGGACTATGAGCACTTTGTGAAGATGAAATCAGCTCTCATCATTGAGCAAAGGGAGCTGGAGGACAAGATCAAACTGGGAGAGGAGCAGCTTAAGTGTCTGCTGGAGAGCCTGCCCCTTGACGGCAAACCAAAGTAG